One genomic region from Candidatus Acidiferrales bacterium encodes:
- the hpt gene encoding hypoxanthine phosphoribosyltransferase, protein MSSVINEKVVTINNERFRLFISEDEIQKRVEELAKEIERDYSGQTPIFIGILNGAFIFFSDLIRRVDLDCEIDFFKLSSYGDAKISSGNVKLLKDLNCQVTGRDIIIVEDIIDSGISIGFIKQLIMKQNPRSFAVVTLLYKSDCVRIDFKVDYIGFQIPNHFVVGYGLDYAQKARNLRSIYILDK, encoded by the coding sequence TTGAGTTCGGTTATAAATGAAAAAGTTGTAACAATAAACAACGAACGATTTCGTCTTTTTATCTCAGAGGATGAGATTCAAAAACGAGTAGAAGAGCTTGCAAAAGAAATAGAGCGCGACTATTCCGGTCAAACGCCGATTTTCATTGGAATCCTTAACGGAGCTTTCATATTCTTTTCCGATTTGATACGCAGGGTGGATTTAGACTGCGAGATAGATTTTTTTAAACTTTCAAGCTACGGCGATGCTAAGATCTCTTCCGGGAATGTGAAACTTTTAAAGGACTTGAATTGTCAGGTTACGGGAAGGGATATAATCATCGTCGAGGACATAATCGACTCAGGTATATCAATAGGTTTCATAAAACAGCTCATTATGAAACAGAACCCGCGATCTTTTGCCGTTGTTACGCTTCTCTACAAGAGTGATTGCGTTAGAATCGATTTTAAAGTAGATTATATAGGTTTTCAAATTCCCAACCATTTCGTAGTCGGCTATGGACTGGATTACGCACAGAAAGCTAGAAATTTGAGATCGATATATATTTTAGATAAATAG
- a CDS encoding adenylate/guanylate cyclase domain-containing protein, whose translation MIKALGGFSKTRKLILPLVIAAASSALAFLLSRGIPMEISFLETAQMKTLDQRFEHRGAMDIKDSSKVVIVGITDQSSEALPAGFPFPHWYYARMIKNLFDAGAKAVGIDILFEDSSRIPGDDKIFSDALRKYKGVVLAVRSEIESSEKYKILKSEDFYHNIFAGADSSLGMVFVENDLDGVYRRYRPIVEIQAGQGKYKFIPSFAFAVLSQYLGLGNQLAVNHERYFEIGNLEIPKYDETSMLINYPGPSGRIFPRYDMWQVLDDSSFTTKDEKEAGIEINAYYDLKDAGLFKDKIVLVGAFSPESHDLMPISFTLGENNLAYGVEVHAAAIETVLDGDFLRRSDAIMDLAEMFIGAFLIALTSFVFKSAQRSRMLLVIFIPLLATIAVIFISFQAAFLFFDRQRIVLDVIYPVLGYVFGYVGTVVYQYVSERRQKAAIKSIFSRYVDPSVVNQLVDNPELVRLGGEKKTMSVLFSDIADFTGVSEKLSPEELVAHLNEYLTEMTGTIFQYSGTLDKYIGDAIIAFWGAPIELKDHAFRACQTAMEMTRKLGELHSRWTKEGKPLLDFRIGINSGEMVVGNVGGKERFDYTVIGDNVNLASRLEGANKFYRTKILLSEFTHELVKEKVFARELDLIVVKGKTRPVKIYELLSDKIESVSKEEKELVDLYCFGISKYRNREWGAAADFFEKVISLDPSDYPSEMYLERSKVYEIDPPPDDWNGVFVMETK comes from the coding sequence ATGATTAAGGCTCTCGGCGGATTTTCTAAGACGCGAAAATTGATCTTGCCTCTGGTCATTGCCGCGGCCTCATCAGCCCTCGCCTTCCTCCTTTCAAGAGGCATCCCCATGGAGATTTCATTTCTTGAGACTGCACAAATGAAGACACTCGATCAGCGTTTCGAGCACCGCGGGGCAATGGACATCAAAGACTCTTCGAAGGTGGTGATTGTCGGGATAACCGATCAATCATCAGAGGCGCTTCCCGCAGGCTTCCCGTTCCCGCACTGGTACTATGCGCGAATGATCAAGAACCTTTTTGATGCGGGAGCAAAAGCCGTAGGGATCGATATCCTGTTTGAAGACTCATCCCGGATACCGGGGGATGATAAGATTTTTTCCGATGCGCTGCGAAAATACAAAGGTGTGGTATTGGCTGTGAGAAGCGAGATCGAGAGCAGCGAGAAATACAAGATCCTGAAGAGCGAGGATTTTTATCACAATATTTTCGCGGGAGCAGACAGCTCATTAGGGATGGTGTTCGTAGAGAACGATCTTGACGGAGTTTATCGCAGGTATCGTCCGATCGTTGAGATCCAGGCAGGTCAGGGGAAATACAAATTTATTCCGTCGTTTGCGTTTGCAGTCCTGTCGCAATATTTAGGATTGGGAAATCAGCTGGCTGTCAATCATGAGAGATATTTCGAAATCGGAAATCTTGAGATTCCCAAATACGACGAGACGTCGATGCTCATAAATTACCCCGGGCCGTCGGGAAGGATCTTCCCAAGATATGATATGTGGCAAGTTCTGGATGATTCTTCGTTCACTACGAAAGACGAAAAGGAAGCTGGTATTGAAATAAACGCATACTATGATTTGAAAGACGCCGGGCTGTTTAAAGATAAGATCGTTTTGGTAGGCGCATTCTCTCCCGAATCTCATGACCTGATGCCGATCTCGTTCACTCTGGGGGAGAATAATCTCGCTTACGGAGTCGAAGTTCACGCGGCGGCCATAGAAACTGTTCTCGATGGGGATTTTCTGAGACGCTCGGATGCAATCATGGATCTCGCCGAGATGTTCATAGGCGCATTCCTGATTGCATTGACCTCATTTGTATTTAAGTCCGCGCAGCGTTCGAGAATGTTGCTGGTAATCTTCATACCGTTGCTCGCTACGATCGCAGTTATCTTCATATCGTTTCAGGCAGCATTTTTGTTCTTTGACAGACAAAGAATTGTTTTGGATGTCATTTATCCGGTCCTTGGTTATGTTTTCGGTTATGTCGGTACGGTTGTTTACCAATATGTTTCGGAACGTCGGCAGAAGGCCGCTATCAAATCAATCTTCAGCAGATACGTCGATCCATCTGTCGTGAATCAGTTAGTCGATAATCCCGAGCTTGTTAGATTGGGCGGAGAGAAAAAAACGATGAGCGTCCTTTTTTCCGACATAGCCGATTTCACAGGTGTCAGTGAAAAACTTTCTCCCGAAGAGCTGGTCGCCCACCTGAATGAGTACCTGACAGAAATGACCGGGACGATTTTCCAATACAGCGGCACACTGGACAAATACATCGGTGATGCCATCATAGCATTTTGGGGAGCGCCGATCGAGCTTAAGGATCATGCCTTTCGTGCCTGCCAGACTGCGATGGAGATGACGAGAAAATTGGGCGAGCTTCATTCAAGGTGGACCAAGGAGGGGAAACCTTTGCTGGATTTCAGGATTGGAATTAATTCCGGCGAGATGGTTGTTGGAAACGTGGGAGGGAAAGAGCGTTTCGATTATACGGTGATCGGGGACAATGTTAATTTGGCTTCCCGCCTCGAGGGTGCGAACAAATTCTACAGGACGAAGATTCTTCTAAGCGAGTTTACCCACGAGCTGGTCAAAGAAAAGGTCTTTGCGCGTGAATTGGATTTGATAGTCGTGAAAGGGAAGACGCGTCCCGTAAAAATATATGAGCTATTGTCGGATAAAATTGAAAGCGTAAGCAAAGAAGAGAAAGAGCTTGTGGATCTCTATTGCTTCGGGATTTCAAAGTACAGGAACCGGGAGTGGGGAGCCGCGGCAGACTTCTTCGAGAAGGTGATTTCATTGGATCCATCCGATTATCCTTCCGAAATGTACCTCGAACGAAGCAAGGTTTATGAAATTGATCCGCCTCCCGATGATTGGAACGGCGTGTTTGTCATGGAGACGAAATAA
- a CDS encoding DNA-3-methyladenine glycosylase: MSKIKNYPPLPPKFFQRDTLELVPEILGKVLVRKIRGKMLSGRIVEIEAYIGNDPASHAANGMTERNKVMFEDGGLSYVYFTYGMHFCFNIVTGKKGFPAALLVRALEPLDGIEVMKKFRGTDVITNLTNGPAKLCQAMKIDRKLNGVKLDCKNFFIADDGFVVGKKDIECSTRIGIKVGTDKEWRFFLRGNEFVSKR, encoded by the coding sequence TTGTCCAAAATCAAGAATTATCCCCCTCTCCCGCCGAAATTTTTCCAAAGAGACACTCTTGAATTAGTCCCGGAAATTCTCGGCAAAGTCCTTGTCCGGAAAATCCGCGGAAAAATGCTGTCTGGCAGGATTGTCGAAATCGAAGCCTACATAGGAAATGATCCTGCGAGCCACGCGGCGAACGGAATGACTGAAAGAAACAAGGTCATGTTCGAAGACGGCGGGCTCTCTTATGTTTATTTCACCTATGGCATGCATTTCTGTTTCAATATTGTCACCGGCAAGAAAGGATTTCCTGCGGCACTCCTCGTGCGGGCTCTGGAGCCGCTGGATGGAATCGAAGTGATGAAAAAGTTCAGGGGGACAGATGTCATCACAAATCTGACAAACGGTCCTGCAAAGCTTTGTCAGGCGATGAAGATCGACCGCAAATTGAATGGAGTCAAACTGGACTGCAAAAATTTTTTTATCGCGGATGATGGATTCGTTGTCGGGAAAAAAGACATTGAGTGCTCCACGAGAATTGGAATCAAGGTCGGAACAGATAAGGAATGGAGATTTTTCTTAAGGGGGAATGAGTTCGTGAGCAAGCGCTAA
- the ruvB gene encoding Holliday junction branch migration DNA helicase RuvB gives MKTDRKEQRAKSKVKSGAASERPAAPSQAGDDVKFDRALRPKLLNDFVGQKKIVEKLRVFIEAARKRKESLDHVLLMGPPGLGKTTLANIIANELQSEIVSTTGPSLEKPGDLAGILTSLETGVVLFIDEVHRMPPAVEEILYGAMEDYRLSIVVDRGPGARNVQLDLKPFTLVAATTRAGLLSNPFRSRFGIIERLEYYEDGELKKIVNRSAAILKVPIEEDAAFEIARRSRGTPRIANRLLRRTRDFADVKGKNRIDVETARDALDRLEVDKTGLDEMDKKILSTVIDFYKGGPVGVSAIAAVVSEDSGTLEEVYEPFLLQKGYLRRTLRGREATERAYELLNKKKTAPSSQTEIDGLTKQ, from the coding sequence ATGAAAACCGATCGGAAAGAGCAAAGAGCGAAGAGCAAAGTTAAATCGGGAGCGGCGTCCGAAAGGCCTGCAGCGCCGAGTCAAGCGGGAGACGATGTAAAATTCGATAGAGCACTTAGACCTAAGCTACTGAACGACTTTGTCGGTCAGAAGAAGATTGTAGAGAAGCTGCGCGTTTTCATCGAGGCTGCAAGAAAAAGGAAAGAATCTCTTGATCACGTCTTGTTGATGGGGCCGCCGGGATTGGGGAAGACCACCTTGGCGAATATCATCGCAAACGAACTTCAATCGGAGATCGTTTCCACGACAGGTCCGTCTTTAGAAAAACCGGGAGACCTCGCGGGAATATTGACCTCGCTGGAGACAGGTGTTGTCTTATTTATCGACGAAGTCCACAGGATGCCGCCGGCTGTGGAAGAAATTCTGTACGGCGCCATGGAAGATTACCGGCTCTCGATTGTCGTTGATCGCGGGCCCGGTGCACGCAACGTCCAGCTTGATTTGAAGCCGTTCACCCTTGTTGCGGCCACGACGCGCGCTGGACTTCTAAGCAACCCTTTCAGGTCAAGGTTCGGCATTATTGAACGACTCGAATATTATGAAGACGGAGAGCTTAAGAAAATTGTCAATCGTTCGGCGGCCATTTTGAAAGTTCCGATTGAAGAAGATGCCGCTTTTGAAATCGCGAGGCGCAGCCGTGGCACGCCTAGAATAGCGAATCGCCTTTTGCGGCGGACGAGGGATTTTGCGGATGTAAAGGGGAAAAACAGAATCGATGTCGAAACCGCACGGGATGCGCTCGACCGCCTGGAAGTTGACAAGACCGGGCTCGACGAAATGGACAAAAAGATTTTGTCGACGGTAATAGATTTCTACAAGGGTGGGCCGGTCGGTGTAAGTGCCATAGCAGCGGTGGTGAGCGAAGACAGCGGAACACTCGAAGAAGTTTATGAACCTTTCCTGCTGCAAAAAGGCTATTTGAGACGGACTTTGAGAGGGAGGGAAGCTACGGAAAGAGCTTATGAGCTTTTGAACAAGAAGAAAACGGCCCCTTCTTCACAAACGGAGATAGATGGGTTGACCAAGCAGTGA
- a CDS encoding 1-deoxy-D-xylulose-5-phosphate reductoisomerase, protein MKKEIAILGSTGSIGRSSLDVISSLNEQGEDYRVAYLVANKNIDLLYQQVKTYKPVGVVVIDEQQAIRFCSYLNGEKLKVLSGEKGLMDIMAGGEFDILVSSLVGFVGLRPTLEALRAGKKVALANKETMVVAGEIVNETVKRCNTTLLPIDSEHSAIMQCLSGERRESVARLILTASGGPFLNRDKCELENVTVEEALNHPKWKMGNKITIDSATLMNKGLEVIEAHYLFGLPAEKIEIVIHPQSVIHSMVEFVDGSIKAQLGMPDMKIPIQYALSYPERVKSNYERVDFAKISQLTFMKPDEEKFSLIKLAYEALRAGGTATAILNAANEAAVDLFLQRKIKFTKIAALVEEGLQSIPIKSSPAIEEIFEADRAARLFVYSDTEHT, encoded by the coding sequence ATGAAAAAAGAAATTGCAATCCTTGGCTCCACCGGCTCCATCGGCAGAAGCAGTTTGGATGTCATCTCCAGCTTGAACGAGCAGGGCGAAGACTACCGTGTGGCTTATCTGGTCGCGAATAAGAATATCGACTTGCTATATCAGCAGGTGAAGACATACAAGCCTGTCGGAGTTGTGGTAATAGATGAACAACAAGCAATCCGTTTTTGCTCCTATCTGAACGGAGAGAAGCTGAAAGTTTTATCCGGTGAAAAAGGCTTGATGGATATAATGGCCGGCGGCGAGTTTGATATTCTGGTCAGCTCACTGGTAGGCTTCGTGGGGCTCCGTCCTACTTTGGAGGCACTGCGCGCGGGGAAAAAGGTTGCACTTGCAAACAAGGAGACCATGGTCGTTGCCGGTGAAATTGTAAATGAGACCGTGAAACGATGTAACACGACGCTTTTGCCTATCGACAGTGAACATAGCGCAATTATGCAGTGCTTATCCGGAGAAAGAAGGGAATCTGTGGCGAGGCTTATTCTCACCGCATCCGGCGGTCCTTTTTTAAATCGTGACAAATGCGAACTTGAAAACGTCACGGTCGAGGAGGCGTTGAATCACCCTAAATGGAAAATGGGGAACAAAATCACGATCGATTCTGCGACTCTGATGAATAAGGGTCTTGAAGTCATAGAAGCGCATTATCTTTTCGGGCTCCCTGCGGAAAAAATTGAAATAGTGATACATCCACAGTCCGTCATTCATTCCATGGTAGAGTTTGTCGACGGCTCGATAAAAGCTCAGCTCGGGATGCCGGACATGAAGATCCCGATCCAATACGCGTTGTCATATCCTGAACGGGTGAAGTCAAATTATGAAAGGGTCGACTTCGCTAAAATTTCGCAGCTCACATTCATGAAACCGGACGAGGAAAAATTTTCTCTGATAAAACTGGCATACGAAGCACTCAGGGCGGGCGGAACCGCAACGGCAATTTTGAACGCTGCAAACGAGGCGGCCGTAGACTTATTCCTTCAACGGAAGATAAAGTTTACTAAAATTGCCGCACTCGTCGAAGAAGGACTTCAATCCATTCCAATAAAGAGTTCTCCGGCCATCGAGGAAATATTCGAAGCCGATCGAGCAGCAAGGCTGTTCGTTTATTCCGATACGGAACATACATAA
- a CDS encoding FecR family protein, with protein MKKHNSIFAIALFAFVASIAFMVATPSNSNIALFWVVKNTVEKKDSTDQWVQAKKGDFIYPGNFVRTEKESFTLVKFNDASTLRLGSNAEVQIYGDKNPQSANVSSGDVGFTMTKRTNGQFEFTTPTSVASIRGTEGVVTVQMDGTDFLTIVEGLVQFTNKFSNKTIDVSAGQTGESSKDGGIDVHQSTQEDLNRLSQLDNQFNQQQHKLEVWFLGSDGKLHEVIIETQQ; from the coding sequence ATGAAAAAACATAATTCGATTTTTGCGATTGCATTATTTGCATTCGTTGCATCGATCGCTTTCATGGTGGCGACTCCTTCGAACAGCAACATCGCCTTGTTCTGGGTTGTAAAAAACACCGTTGAGAAAAAAGATTCTACCGATCAATGGGTCCAGGCAAAGAAAGGCGATTTTATTTACCCGGGCAATTTCGTTAGAACTGAAAAGGAATCATTCACCCTGGTGAAATTCAATGATGCGAGTACTCTTCGTCTGGGTTCGAACGCCGAGGTGCAAATCTACGGCGACAAGAATCCGCAGAGTGCCAACGTCAGCAGCGGCGATGTCGGCTTCACGATGACGAAGAGGACAAATGGTCAATTTGAATTCACCACCCCAACGAGCGTCGCATCTATCCGGGGTACGGAAGGAGTGGTGACTGTGCAAATGGATGGGACGGATTTTCTCACGATAGTCGAAGGACTCGTGCAATTCACAAACAAGTTTTCAAACAAGACTATCGATGTAAGTGCTGGTCAAACCGGAGAGTCGTCAAAAGACGGAGGGATAGACGTTCATCAATCTACTCAAGAAGATCTGAACAGACTGTCACAGCTGGATAACCAATTCAACCAGCAGCAGCATAAACTTGAGGTATGGTTCCTGGGAAGCGACGGAAAGCTGCACGAGGTTATTATCGAGACCCAGCAATAG
- the rseP gene encoding RIP metalloprotease RseP: MTYIIYFIITVGVLVLVHEFGHFIAAKSFGMKVDTFSIGFPPRAFGRKIGETDYCISWIPIGGYVKIAGMVDESFDTEFLDKPPQPNEFRSKPIYQRIIVVSAGVIMNFLLTFLIFYGISLVNGRSYIASTTIGIVDTSSVAAKLGFQPGDKLIAINNKAMNSWQDIQADLYIDNVGSPLAVTLNRGGQVRTIIVPKGSAKADDQIGIYPDHMNAEIDVVDPNMPAYKAGLRPGDIILSIDGNEIAANTQVSNYIKKDKGKFAHLVIRRGNEDKQFQVMPNSDSLIGIQVGGHYTGPVTKYSYNMVSAVPVGFMQTVDATGLLVKSIWLMITGKVSFTKSIGGPIKIAQLATQSAEMGIGAFLGFMALLSISLAVLNILPVPALDGGHLAFLVYESIFKKEVPAKIKLFAQQVGFALLLLFMAFVIYNDIVHF, from the coding sequence ATGACATACATAATCTATTTCATAATAACTGTTGGCGTACTCGTCCTGGTGCATGAGTTCGGTCATTTCATCGCTGCAAAAAGTTTTGGAATGAAAGTCGATACCTTCTCGATCGGTTTTCCCCCACGCGCCTTCGGCAGGAAAATCGGAGAGACGGACTATTGCATATCATGGATACCCATCGGGGGATACGTAAAAATCGCTGGAATGGTCGATGAGAGTTTTGATACCGAATTCCTCGACAAACCTCCCCAGCCGAACGAGTTTCGCTCCAAGCCGATATACCAGCGCATCATCGTCGTCTCTGCCGGTGTGATAATGAATTTCTTATTGACGTTTCTGATTTTCTACGGGATAAGTCTCGTCAACGGGAGATCATACATTGCCTCAACCACGATAGGTATTGTCGATACAAGCTCCGTCGCGGCGAAACTTGGCTTTCAACCGGGCGACAAACTAATCGCGATCAACAACAAAGCGATGAACAGCTGGCAGGATATTCAGGCGGATCTGTACATTGATAATGTCGGCTCTCCGCTGGCGGTTACCCTCAACCGCGGTGGACAGGTCAGAACAATAATTGTTCCCAAGGGCTCGGCTAAGGCGGATGATCAAATCGGGATTTATCCGGATCACATGAATGCGGAAATTGATGTTGTCGATCCCAATATGCCGGCTTACAAAGCGGGACTTCGACCCGGGGACATCATATTGTCGATAGATGGAAACGAGATCGCGGCTAATACACAGGTCAGTAATTATATAAAAAAAGATAAAGGAAAATTTGCTCACCTCGTAATAAGACGGGGAAATGAAGATAAGCAGTTTCAGGTCATGCCCAATTCCGATAGTCTGATCGGCATCCAGGTTGGTGGACACTATACAGGGCCCGTTACAAAGTATAGCTACAATATGGTGTCAGCAGTTCCTGTCGGATTCATGCAGACGGTAGACGCGACGGGACTTCTGGTCAAATCTATTTGGCTGATGATAACGGGAAAGGTTTCATTCACGAAGTCGATCGGCGGCCCTATCAAGATTGCACAGCTCGCGACTCAGAGCGCCGAGATGGGCATAGGAGCTTTTCTCGGTTTCATGGCGCTATTAAGCATAAGCCTTGCAGTGTTGAATATACTTCCAGTCCCTGCGTTGGATGGTGGACATCTTGCCTTTCTTGTCTACGAATCGATTTTCAAAAAAGAAGTCCCCGCAAAAATAAAATTGTTTGCGCAGCAAGTTGGCTTTGCGCTTCTATTGCTATTTATGGCCTTTGTAATCTATAATGATATAGTACACTTCTGA
- the ftsH gene encoding ATP-dependent zinc metalloprotease FtsH translates to MPNPQNDRNKNGNLRRRPPNLKRKSSQQPEDDFNWRTGRIIIGWAAIILAVFLVMTLFRGSDNQETEITYTQYQTLLDSGLIKEAIIKKSDINNFDFHGTLKEPTEITTDAGKRIKIEKFIVFLPQAADPNVVAQWQKEGVKFNFVKESDQWVNGLISFLPWIFLGAIWLIFMRRMQGNSTKGIFSFGKSRAKLMTESQVKVTFHDVAGADEAKEELGEIIEFLKEPAKFQRLGGKIPRGVLLLGPPGTGKTLLARAVAGEAGVPFFSISGADFVEMFVGVGASRVRDLFDTAKKNAPCIVFIDEIDAVGRHRGAGLGGGHDEREQTLNQLLVEMDGFEQNSGVIIIAATNRPDVLDPALLRPGRFDRQVVVDRPDVKGREGILKVHTRNIPLSAEVDLSILAKETPGFAGADLANLVNEAALLAARRNSSSVSMADMEEAKDKVMMGPERKSTIISDEEKKVTAYHESGHVLVAKMVPEADPVHKVTIIPRGRALGVTTYLPIDEKHTYSREYLMAMITYALGGRAAEKIIFNKFTTGAGNDIEKATNIARKMVCEWGMSDTLGPLTWGENEQEIFLGREITKHRNYSEKTAIEIDSEIRSIVLMCMGRAENIINNHKDALDRLAAALLEREILDADEIGKAIKGEELPPFVKPNGNGTQPEESRMDGSQSGQTTTTSTKS, encoded by the coding sequence ATGCCGAATCCACAAAACGATAGAAACAAAAATGGCAATCTAAGAAGAAGGCCTCCGAACCTCAAGAGGAAGTCGAGTCAGCAGCCTGAAGACGACTTCAATTGGAGAACGGGCCGGATCATAATTGGGTGGGCGGCGATAATTCTCGCGGTTTTCCTGGTCATGACCCTTTTTAGGGGAAGTGATAACCAGGAAACGGAAATTACTTACACACAGTACCAGACACTTTTAGATTCCGGACTAATAAAGGAAGCGATCATAAAAAAATCGGACATAAACAATTTCGACTTCCACGGCACGCTGAAAGAACCGACGGAGATCACGACTGATGCTGGAAAGAGGATCAAGATTGAAAAGTTCATCGTATTCCTGCCCCAGGCCGCCGATCCAAACGTCGTTGCTCAATGGCAGAAGGAAGGTGTGAAATTCAATTTCGTCAAAGAAAGCGACCAGTGGGTGAACGGTCTGATCAGTTTCCTGCCGTGGATTTTCCTTGGGGCGATCTGGCTGATTTTCATGCGGCGAATGCAGGGAAACAGCACCAAAGGAATCTTCAGCTTCGGCAAGAGCCGCGCTAAACTCATGACTGAAAGTCAGGTAAAAGTAACGTTCCATGACGTTGCAGGCGCCGACGAAGCAAAGGAGGAGCTCGGGGAGATCATAGAGTTTCTTAAGGAGCCGGCGAAATTTCAGCGGTTAGGTGGAAAAATTCCGCGCGGTGTTCTTCTGCTTGGTCCTCCCGGTACGGGCAAAACGCTTTTAGCAAGGGCTGTGGCAGGAGAAGCCGGTGTTCCATTCTTCTCGATCAGCGGTGCCGACTTCGTCGAGATGTTCGTAGGTGTCGGAGCAAGCCGCGTCCGCGACCTTTTCGATACGGCAAAGAAAAATGCGCCCTGCATAGTCTTCATAGATGAAATTGACGCAGTCGGAAGGCACCGCGGCGCAGGTCTCGGAGGAGGTCACGACGAACGCGAGCAGACTTTGAATCAGCTCCTCGTGGAGATGGATGGCTTCGAGCAAAACAGCGGCGTCATAATAATTGCTGCCACAAACCGGCCTGACGTTCTTGATCCTGCTCTCCTTCGTCCCGGACGATTTGACCGCCAGGTTGTAGTCGATAGACCGGACGTTAAAGGAAGAGAAGGGATTCTGAAGGTTCACACGCGGAATATTCCATTGTCTGCTGAAGTGGACTTAAGCATTCTCGCGAAGGAAACGCCCGGGTTTGCCGGAGCAGATCTCGCGAATCTTGTCAATGAGGCTGCCTTGTTAGCGGCCCGAAGAAACAGCTCAAGCGTATCGATGGCGGATATGGAAGAGGCAAAAGACAAAGTCATGATGGGACCGGAGCGGAAGAGCACGATCATTTCCGACGAAGAGAAAAAAGTAACCGCATACCATGAATCCGGACACGTGCTCGTTGCGAAGATGGTTCCTGAGGCGGACCCCGTCCACAAAGTGACCATCATACCGCGAGGAAGAGCTCTTGGTGTGACTACATATCTTCCCATCGACGAGAAGCATACGTATTCCCGCGAATATCTTATGGCCATGATAACTTATGCGCTCGGTGGACGCGCGGCGGAGAAAATTATTTTCAACAAGTTCACTACCGGCGCGGGGAACGATATCGAGAAGGCAACCAATATCGCCCGCAAGATGGTCTGTGAATGGGGAATGAGCGACACACTTGGTCCGTTGACGTGGGGAGAAAATGAGCAGGAAATTTTCCTCGGACGTGAAATTACAAAACATAGAAATTACAGCGAAAAGACCGCGATCGAGATCGACAGTGAGATAAGATCAATCGTCCTGATGTGTATGGGTCGGGCGGAGAATATAATCAACAACCACAAAGATGCATTAGACAGACTTGCAGCGGCGTTGCTCGAGCGTGAGATACTTGATGCGGATGAGATCGGCAAGGCAATAAAAGGCGAGGAGCTTCCCCCGTTCGTCAAACCGAATGGCAACGGAACGCAGCCCGAAGAATCCCGAATGGATGGAAGCCAATCGGGACAGACCACAACAACTTCCACCAAAAGTTAA